One window of Trifolium pratense cultivar HEN17-A07 linkage group LG5, ARS_RC_1.1, whole genome shotgun sequence genomic DNA carries:
- the LOC123884730 gene encoding ATPase family AAA domain-containing protein FIGL1-like, translating to MEKESMKKCWRKEVDENLQRLHSLLFGVERALDQQNCDFSTGYILSLRLIGFIDSRSQSEIDQAFLQQTRRQALTYLHTAKQSLTPLIDRQAFEQVKRSPGPIFRSTGDIDIDKIRNSKYFQALLKPSKEKDCNQLVDQLGKQNNTGKEASKEVVQTKLTSIYGKNSLRTSNGSKSFFNLKNNNSEDCIIIGRPQSHGIHTKSPGVSSVFEVEGEGRARGNTFPTKRAHVENTSPRVGYVKSPSINEEVNPDVAGNGFVTARAKLEMDVKQKQGAIGSPSAPVSPQCDNNPANRLYGGRSYGVSRRGIRGNFVPPIKSNGSNTGNMTSRIAGNKSGDSLDESTKKCLEMLYGPDGELPEKLRNLEPRLIEHVSNEIMDKDPNVHWDDIAGLGHAKRCVSEMVILPLQRPDLFMGCRSPGRGLLLFGPPGTGKTMVGKAIAGEAKATFFYISSSSLTSKWIGEGEKLVRALFGVASCRQPAVIFVDEIDSLLSQRKSDGEHEASRRLKTQFLIEMEGFDGGNDQILLIGATNRPQELDEAARRRLTKRLYIPLPSSEARAWIARSLLEKDGLFNLSNEEMDVICNLTDGYSGSDMKNLVKDASMGPLREKIRQGVNIVELKKEDMRPVTLQDFKDSLHEVRPSVSPDELGTYEQWNKKFGSMSV from the exons ATGGAAAAGGAATCTATGAAAAAGTGTTGGAGAAAAGAAGTAGATGAAAATCTTCAAAGATTACACTCTCTCTTGTTCGGCGTTGAACGTGCCCTAGATCAACAGAATTGCGATTTCTCTACCGGTTATATTCTCTCTCTTCGTCTCATCGGTTTCATTGATTCTCGCTCTCAATCAGAAATCGATCAAGCTTTTCTTCAACAGACTCGTCGTCAAGCTTTAACCTATCTTCATACTGCTAAACAATCTCTCACTCCCCTCATTGATCG CCAAGCTTTTGAGCAAGTAAAGAGGTCTCCAGGACCCATTTTTAGGTCAACAGGAGATATTGACATTGACAAGATACGGAATTCTAAATACTTTCAAGCTCTTCTTAAGCCATCTAAAGAAAAAGATTGCAATCAATTG GTTGATCAACTGGGGAAGCAAAACAATACAGGCAAAGAAGCATCAAAGGAAGTGGTGCAAACAAAGTTAACATCAATATATGGGAAAAACAGCTTGAGGACTAGTAATGGTTCCAAAAGTTTTTTTAACTTGAAAAATAACAATTCTGAGGACTGTATAATTATTGGAAGGCCTCAATCACATGGCATCCATACAAAGAGTCCTGGTGTCTCTTCTGTTTTTGAAGTCGAAGGAGAAGGAAGAGCTCGTGGAAACACGTTTCCGACAAAACGTGCACACGTGGAAAATACTAGCCCCAGAGTTGGTTATGTCAAGTCACCTTCAATCAATGAGGAAGTTAATCCTGATGTTGCTGGCAATGGGTTTGTTACTGCCAGAGCAAAGTTG GAAATGGATGTAAAGCAAAAGCAGGGTGCAATTGGTTCACCCAGTGCACCTGTCTCACCACAATGCGACAACAATCCTGCCAACAGGCTATATGGTGGGAGATCATATGGTGTTTCACGACGTGGCATCCGTGGTAATTTTGTCCCCCCTATTAAATCCAACGGGAGCAATACTGGAAATATGACTTCCCGAATTGCTGGCAACAAAAGTGGTGATTCTTTAGATGAGTCTACAAAGAAATG TTTGGAAATGCTGTATGGTCCTGATGGTGAACTTCCTGAGAAACTAAGAAATTTAGAACCTCGCCTCATTGAACATGTTAGTAACGAGATTATGGATAAAGATCCCAATGTCCACTGGGATGACATTG CTGGATTGGGCCATGCCAAACGTTGTGTCAGTGAGATGGTCATATTACCTCTGCAACGTCCTGACTTATTTATGGGCTGCCGTTCTCCTGGGAGAGGTTTGCTTCTATTTGGTCCACCA GGAACTGGTAAAACAATGGTAGGAAAAGCCATAGCTGGGGAGGCAAAGGCAACCTTCTTTTACATATCTTCAAGCTCGTTGACTAGCAAATGG ATTGGTGAAGGTGAAAAGCTAGTAAGAGCCCTCTTTGGAGTGGCCAGTTGTCGTCAGCCAGCAgtaatttttgttgatgaaatAGATTCGCTCTTATCTCAG CGTAAGTCAGATGGTGAGCATGAAGCAAGCAGAAGGCTAAAGACACAGTTTCTTATTGAAATGGAAGGTTTCGACGGTGGTAACGACCAAATTCTTCTTATAG GTGCAACAAATCGTCCTCAAGAGCTTGATGAAGCAGCACGGAGGAGACTTACCAAAAGACTTTATATTCCCCTACCATCCTCAG AGGCAAGAGCTTGGATTGCACGTAGCCTTTTAGAGAAGGACGGATTATTCAACCTATCAAATGAGGAAATGGATGTTATATGCAACTTAACAGATG GTTATTCTGGATCAGACATGAAAAACTTAGTGAAGGATGCTTCTATGGGTCCCCTGAGAGAGAAAATAAGACAAGGTGTAAATATTGTAGAGTTGAAGAAGGAGGATATGAGGCCAGTAACTCTTCAG GACTTCAAAGATTCCCTACATGAGGTGAGACCTTCTGTTTCACCTGATGAACTTGGCACTTATGagcaatggaacaagaaattTGGAAGCATGTCAGTTTAG